AAAAAAAGATTTTCGCATGCCAAATAGACCTAACGATTTTTGCTTTTTTTCGCTAGGCCCATTATGTTATACTTTTCCTACACAATTACGAAGATACTGAAGCGATTTCGTAATTGTAAGTTAAATTGTGTGTAATAAGGTGGAAGAGGCACTTCAATAACTTATTCACACATGCGATGGACGCAACTTTATGACATTTGTTATAGGGTTGCGTTTTTAATTTGTCGTAGTATTCTACAAAATGATTGTGTCCAAAGCGTCGTTGGCGGATCATATTTTGAATCGTAAAATAAAGGATTTTGCGCAGATGACTGTTGCCACGCTTATTGATTTTATCTTTGTAAAACAATGTGCCTGATTGAAAACGCCTTATATCAATTCCTGCATAGGCATTGAGTTGCTTATGATTTTCGAAGCGTGTTATGTCGCCTATTTCTCCAATCAAACGAACGGCTGTATTTTTCCCTATACCAGGAATACTGATTAATATTTGATATTCATTTCGTTCTTTTGAAAGAACAACCATCTGCTGAATCAGTTCCTCACGTTTTCTCAAAATGGCTAAAGAACGTTTGGCATAATCTTTTAGCTGTTCACAGCGAATGTCGTCTTGATCCACTGCTGGATACGAATCCTGTGCTGCACCTATTAACTGTACGGCCTTTTTCTCCGCCGTTTTAGGCGCTAATTTCTTATCTGTGTTGGCAAGTAGTCGGTTGCGTACAACCGTCTTTGAAAGATTTTTAACGTAATCAGGATGTGGGAATAGCTGTAGAATATTTAAAAACAGTTCGGATTTTTGTGTGAACAGCGATTCCATTTCTGGGAAAGTCAGTTGTAGTAAAGTGTGCATTCTACTTCGAAGCATCGCTAGTTCTTCGTCTAATTCA
This sequence is a window from Bacillus sp. (in: firmicutes). Protein-coding genes within it:
- a CDS encoding IS110 family transposase translates to MQSVIAFDVSMGKSYMVIYNAARSCIFEGEILHNRPHFEQLNKQIIDLVQKDGQVPAIVFEATGVYSRPLERFMNDHGFPYCLLNPLESKIQTATMRIHKTDKSDAHRLAQTHFTTERRIKKPQDNYFDQMRALSRYYHELDEELAMLRSRMHTLLQLTFPEMESLFTQKSELFLNILQLFPHPDYVKNLSKTVVRNRLLANTDKKLAPKTAEKKAVQLIGAAQDSYPAVDQDDIRCEQLKDYAKRSLAILRKREELIQQMVVLSKERNEYQILISIPGIGKNTAVRLIGEIGDITRFENHKQLNAYAGIDIRRFQSGTLFYKDKINKRGNSHLRKILYFTIQNMIRQRRFGHNHFVEYYDKLKTQPYNKCHKVASIACVNKLLKCLFHLITHNLTYNYEIASVSS